Part of the Streptomyces europaeiscabiei genome is shown below.
TCCGCACGTAGGTCTTCGCCCGGCCGTCGGCACCCGCCCCCGGCCCGTGGTCCGGCCCCGTCGGCGTCAGCGGGGCGACCGTGTTGCGGGTCACCGAGACGACCCCGGGTGTGGCGGCCAGTTTCGCGGCCTGTCTGCCGGTCAGCTCGGCGGCGAATCCGTTGAACGTGTAGGCGTAGTCGTAGAGCGACTCCACCCCGGGCACGGCGGCGAGAATCCGCTCCCGGCGGTCGTCCAGATGCGCCACGTACTTCTCGACCGTGGCGGAGTCCGCGTCGAGCCGCCTGCCCGCCGCGGGCGCCGTCCGCTTCAGCCGGGGCAGCCCGCCCTCGTACGCGGCGACGGGCGCGTCGGCGAGCTTGACGATGTAGGTGTCGTTGCCGTAGCTGTCACCGCTGCCAGTGGAGTTGGAGTTGGAGTTGGAGTTGGAGTTGGCGGCGAAGGTGGGGGCGATGACCGCCGTGAGGGTCAGGGCTCCGGCGAGCAGGGGCACGAGAGTGGTGACGGCCACTCTCGGGCGTATGTGTGTGCGTGTCACTTGTGATCCATGTTGATCGATCGGGCGCCGCGGAGGCATCGGGCGCCAGGTGTACGGCCGTCGTCCGCCCCCGCGGCTGTGGGGGGTGTGGGGGTGTGGGGCGGCTATGGCGTGACGGTCAGGACGGTGCGCCCGAAGGTGGTCGAACCGTCGCCGTACTCGACGAGGCCGACGTAGGGCGCGGCCTTCAAAGCGGACCAGGTCACCTTGAGTTCGGGCCGATCGCCCGCGGCCACCGGCCGGCCGGCCGGGGTGACGGTGGCGGGGGCGTCGGGTTCGCCCTGGCCGACCTTCCAGCTCCAGAGCGTGTACTGCTGGGCGGTGGTGCCGGCCGGCAGTTCGTACTGGAGGACGTAGACGTCGTAGTCGCCGGGCGGCAGGTCGGCGTGTTCGTCGGAGCCGACGTCGGCCCATTCGCCGACGTGGTCGCCGTCGGTGTCGAAGGCGTAGAGGTCGAGGTCGCTGCCGGGCACATGGTCCGCGGCGGTGACGGCGACACGGGTGAAGGCGCCCTCGGGGACGCGGAGCCGGTGTCGCACCACGGCCGCGTTCTCGTGCTGGCTGTCCCAGAAGGCGGTGGTGTCGGTGCCGGTGAGGGTCCCGGTGGTCCTCTCACCCGCGTACAGGCCCGTGACCTCGGTCGTCAGCCTGCCCTTCCAGCCGATGCCCGGGGTGAGCGTGACGGGGCCGGTCGAGCCCTCGCCGCCGGTCACCGTGACCTCCGCGGGCGCCTGGATCCGTTCGGCGCTCAGGGTGATGGGGCTGGTCACCCGGTGGTGGCTGTGGGCGTCGCTCCAGGTGAGGGAGCCGAAGACCGACTGGCCGTAGGGCGCGGACGTCCGGGTGAACTTCACCCGGTACGTGGCCGACGCACCGGGCTTCAGCGTGAGCCGCTTCGGTGTGACCTCGGCCTTGTAGCCGGGTGGGGTCCGCAGCTTTGCCCGGTAGGTGGCGGTGACGTCGTCGACGTTGGTGACCGTGCGGGTCACGGTCTGGCTGCCGATGAGGCCACCGACGGAGAGGGACGGGTAGTTGAGGTCGCTGGGGTCGGTCTTCGGGGCAGTGGCGCAGGGGTCGGTGCCGTCCGCGGCGGTGGGCTGCTTGCCGAGGGCGCAGAGGTACGCCGTCCAGTCGGCGGGCGTCGAGTCGTAGACCAGGCCGGGGTCGGCGGCACGGGTCACCCTGGGCGAGCCCGCTCCGTAGTCGAGCGGGGTGGCGGAGGCGGTTTCGGTTCCCTCGTCGTTGTGCCGGCCGATCGGCTCGCCCTCGTTGTCGGTCGTGGTCGCCGTGGTCATCAGCGCGGACTTGACCTTCATCGGGGTCCAGTCCGGGTGCAGTTGCATGAGCAGGGTGGCGAGGCCGGCGATGTGCGGCGTCGCCATCGACGTACCGTTCATGAAGCCGTACTCACCGGTGTATCCGGCGAAGCCGCCGGGCACGGTGCCCGCCGCGATCAACTCGCCCGGTGCGGCGATGTCGGGCTTGAGCAGGTCGCCGCCGGAGAACGGGTCGGGACCCGAGGAGGAGAAGCCGGTGATGACGGGAGCCCGGACGTGCCCGCTCCTGGTCGGGGAGATCTCCGCGCCGGCCCCCGGACCGGCGGCGTACTCCTTGACCGTCTCCCGGTCCTTCGGGCTCACCGAGATCATGGGGAACTGCGGGTCCGTGACGAGGTCCTGGGCGCTGGTCGGCGTGTTGGCCAGGACCATCGCGACCGCGCCGGACTGCTTCAGCTCGTCGAACCTGTCCTGGTAGGTGAAGCCCTCGCCGCCCCGGTCGCAGACGACGATCTTCCCCTTCGCCTTGTCCGGATCGAGCGTGCCCGGCGCGCAGTGCTCGGTCTGCTTCGCGTCCTGCCTGCCGACCGCGACGGCGTTGACCAGCGGGGTGGAGGGTGTCCCCTTGGTGAGGCCGGGTTGGGTGAAGGAGCGGCCGTCGCCGAGGGTCAGGGTCGCGGTGAAACCGGTGTCGTGGGACTCCGCCGCGACCGTCGTGATCCAGGGAGCGGTGTTCTCCACGGTGTCCGGGCCCTCGTTGTTCGCCGCGGCCGAGACGAACACGCCTGCCTTCGCCGCGTTGAACATCGCCTCCGTGGAGGTCGGGTCGGTCAGGGTGCCGCCGATGGAGAAGCTGATGACGTCCACGCCGTCGGCCACCGCGCGGTCGATCGCGGCGGTGTTGTCCGCGCCGCCGCAACCGATGCTCCAGCAGGTCTTGTAGAAGGCCAGGCGGGCCGCCGGGGCCAGTCCGCTGAGCGTGCCGGTGATGTTCGTGCCGTCGATCGACGCCGGGGTCTCGTAGTTGCCGGCGATCGTGGTGCCGATGTGGGTGCCGTGGCTGTGCATGTCGAGCGGCGAGGGCACGTCGATCGGCTGGGGGTCCGGCACCTCGGCACGGAACCAGGCGGCCCCGATCACCTTGTTGTTGCAGGTGACCTGGTGGGTCGGGTCGCTGCTGTCGCCCTCGTCGCAGGTGCCGCGCCATTTCCTGGCGATGACGTCCGCGTCGGGGCGGGGCTCCGGCAGCGGGGCGAGCATCGGGTTCTTCGGACCGAACGGGTCGATCACCCCGACGATCATGCCCTCGCCGGCCCGCTCGGGACCGCCGGCCTTCGCCCACAGGCCCTTCTTCCCGGTGAGGCCGAGGAATCGGGGCACGTCAGGGAGGGCTGCCTCGGTGGTGCCGCTCTCGTCAGCGGTCGCGGGCGGGGACGCGGGCTCGGACAGGGGCGAGACCGGCGCGGTGCGCTCACCGCCGACGGCCCCCTTGGTCACCATGGCGCCCTTGGCCGTCCCGGCCACCGACTCCGGTGACGCGGGAGCGATCGGCTGCACGACCGTGGAGCGGGTCACCGACAGCACCCCGGGCGTCACGGCCAGCTTCGTGGCCTGCCGGCCGGTGAGCCGGGCGGCGAATCCGTTGAACGTGTAGTCGTAGTCGTACAGCTTCTTCGCGCCAGGGACGGCGTCCAGCACCTCGTCCCGGCGGGAGTCCAGATGCCGCACGTAGCTGCGGACCGCGGTGGAGCCGGCGTCGAGCCGCTTGCCCGCCGCGGGAGCCGTCCGTTTCAGCCGGGGCAGCCCGCCCTCGTACGCGGCGACGGGCGCGTCGGCGAGCTTCACGATGTAGGTGTAGGTGTAGGTGTCGTGGCCGTAACTGCCACTGCTCTCAGTAGAGTTGGCGTAGGAGGGAGCGGTGACCGCGGTCAGGGTCAGGGCTCCGGCGAGAAGCGGTGCCAGCAGGGTGGCGGCCGTCCTCGGGTGTATGTGATGGTTCGTCAACTGTGGGTCCATGTCGATCGATCCGAAAGATCTCGATCCCCCGAGGACCCCAATGTCACAGACAACTCGTCAGTAACAATCTTGAAATCTAAAATACTGGCGGGTCTCCACAGTCGTTTCACAAGAAGCGGCCGAAGTCGATCGAGTTCATCTGCCGTTTTCGCGCAGGACTTCTCAAGTTCCGTTAAGGGAAGGCAAAGCGCGCTCAAAGGTTGACCCTCGATTGTCTTTTGACATGGACCAGACCCTTCTCGTGGTTGCCGACCTGGCCGCCATCTCCGTACTGACCTTCGCGGTCTACTTCCCGCGTCACCACCGCCGGGACCTCATCGCCGCCTTCCTCGGAGTCAACGTCGGTGTTCTCGCGGTGGCGATGACGCTCAGCTCCTCGTCGGTCGGCATCGGCCTCGGGATGGGGCTCTTCGGCGTCCTGTCGATCATCCGGCTGCGGTCCAACGAGATCGCCCATCACGAGATCGCCTACTACTTCTCCGCGCTCGCGCTCGGCCTGCTGGCCGGACTGCCGGAGGAGGTCAACGTCCTCTCGGGCCTCCTCATGATGCTGATCGTCGCCACGCTGTACGTCGGCGACCACCCGAGGCTCTTCGGCCGCTACCGGCAGCGCAGCCTGCGGCTCGACGCCGCCTACACCGACGAGGACGCCCTGCGCGCGTACCTCGAAGTGCTGCTGGGCGGGCGGGTGGTGAACCTGTCCGTGCAGAGCGTCGACCTGGTCAACGACATGACCCTGGTCGACGTCCGGTACGTCGTCACCGGCGAGGGACCGCGCAGGCGCGAGGAGGCCGGCCCCCGGGTCGGGCAGGCGCAGGGACAGGAACAGGCGCACCAGCAGGCGCAGGGGCAGGCGCAGGGGCAAGGGGTCCGGGCATGACGGCCCTGGACTCCGTCGCCCCCGTGGTGGGGGCGCTGCGCCCCATCGGCCTGGACGAACTCGTCAGCCGTGCCGAGCTGCTGACCCGCCTGGACCGCAAGTACATGCTGCCCCTCACCGACCTTCCCTTCGTGCTCGGCGGGCTCGACGGCGGGGGCACCTCCCGGTCGAGCGGAGCCGACACCGGGGGAGTGCAGGTCCTGGAGGTCGACGGCGAGCGGCAGTTCGCGTACCGGTCCGTGTACTTCGACACCCCGGACATGGACGGCTATCTGGGCGCGGCCCGCCGCCGGCGACGCCGTTTCAAGCTGCGGATCCGGACGTATCTGGGGTCCGGGCAGCACTTCCTGGAGGTCAAGACGCGCGGCCCGCGCGGCACCACCGTCAAGCAGCGCGTCCCGTACGACGGGGAGCCGGAGCGGCTGGGCCCCGAGGCACGCGCCTACGCCGACGACGTCCTCGGCGAGGCGGGCATCGACGCGCGGGAGTTCCGCCTGGTGCCCACGCTCACCACCCGCTACAGCCGCACCACCCTCTTCCTGCCGGGCAGCGGCAGCCGGGTCACCGTCGACACCGACCTGACCTGGGCACTGCCCGACGGCACCGAACTGCGCACCCCCGAGCGGACCATCGTCGAGACCAAGGCCGGGCGCGCGGGCTCCGGCGCCGACCGGCTGCTGTGGTCGCTCAAGCACCGGCCCTGCCCGGTCTCCAAGTACGGCACCGGGCTCGCCGCGCTCCGGCCCGACCTGCCCGCCCACCGCTGGCTGCCCGTTCTGCGGCGCCACTTCCCCACCGCACCTGCACTGAACGGGAGCCCTGCATGAACATCCGTATGAACACGTGGAAGAGAAGGGCACGGGGGTTCCGTACGAAGGCGGTCGCCGCCCTCGCCTCCGTCGTCCTCGCGACCGCCGCGCTGGCCGGCTGCTCCTCCGGGAGCGACTCCGGCTCGGCGTCGTCCGACGCGTCGTCGAGTGCGAGCGCGGCGGCTGCCGTGGACGGGACGCAGGACGCGGCGGCCGTCCTCGCCGACAACGAGGACACGCACGCCGAGGACGGCGACACGGAGTACGAGAAGTCAAAGGCCGTCTCCATCGAGCTGAAGGGCGACTCCGCCTCCGCCGACGGCAAGGGGGTGGACGTCGACGGGTCCACCGTCACCATCACCTCCAGCGGCACGTATCTGCTGAGCGGGTCCCTCGACGACGGGCAGATCGTGGTCACCGCCCCCGAGGCGACCGTCAAGCTGGTCCTCGACGGGGTCGACATCTCCAGCTCCTCCGGGTCGGCGATCGCCGCGACCGAGGCGGAGCGGCTCGTGGTCGTCCTCGCGGACGGCAGCGAGAACAAGCTGAGCGACACGGACTCCTACGCCGACGACGCCGAGGCGAACGCCGCCCTGTACAGCGAGGGCGACCTGACGATCGGCGGCAGCGGCTCACTGAGCGTGAAGGGGAACGGCAACGACGCGATCGCCGGCAAGGACGGCCTGGTCGTCGAGGGCGGGAACGTCACCGTCGAGGCCGCCGACGACGGCATCCGGGGCAAGGACTACCTGGTGGTCACCGGTGGCACGGTCACCGTGACGGCGAAGGGCGACGGGCTCAAGTCCGACAACGCGGACGAGGAGGACGCGGGTTACATCGCCGTCTCGGGCGGCACGGTCTCCGTCACCGCGAACGGGGACGCCGTGGACGCCGCGACCGACCTCGTCGTCACCGGCGGCGAACTGACCGTGAAGAGCGAGGCCTCCGACGACACCTCCGCGCACGGCCTGAAGTCCGGCGTGATCACGGTGCTGGAGGGCGGCACGGTCGACGTGAACGCCTCCGCCGACGCCCTGCACGGCGACGCGGCCGTCCACCTCAACGGTGCCGACGTCACCCTCGCGGCCGGAGACGACGGCATCCACGCCGAGGGTGACCTCGTCATCAGCGAGGGCACGCTGGACATCACCGGCTCCAACGAGGGCCTGGAGGGCAAGGACATCCTCGTCCGGGGCGGCACCTCGAACGTCACCTCCGACGACGACGGCGTCAACGCGTCGGGCAGCGAGGCGACTTCCGAGGAGGACGCGCAGGGCGGACGGGGCGGCGGTCCCGGCGGGGGCGGTGGTGGCGAGAACGTCGGCGACTACTCCGCCAAGGTCACCGGCGGCACCCTGGTCCTCAACTCCCAGGGCGACGGCTTCGACTCCAACGGCACCGCCGAGATCACCGGCGGCACGATCGTCGTCAACGGCCCCGAGATGGGCGGCAACGGAGCGCTCGACGTCAACGGCAGCTTCACCGTCAGCGGCGGCACGCTCCTCGCCGCGGGCAGCGCGGGCATGGTCGTCGCCCCGGACGAGGGATCGGAACAGGGCTGGCTGTCGGCGACCCTGGACGCGTCGGTCGAGGCGGGCACGACCCTGCACATCGTCGACGCGGACGGAAAGGTCGTGGCGTCGTACGTCACCTCGAAGACCATCCAGAACGTCGTGTACTCGGGTGGGTCGATCAAGAGCGGCGAGAAGTACACGGTGTACTCCGGCGGCACCACCTCCGGCTCCGACACCGGCGGCCTCGCCGGGTCCGGCAAGCTCGGCTCGGCGAAGAAGATCGCCACGGTCACGGCGGGCGAGGCCCCGGAGGGCGGCGGCTTCGGGGGCGGTCCGGGCGGGGGTGGGGACCGGGGCTGAGGACTGAGGGCTGAACGGAGAAGGGCAGCCGGAAGTCCGCCATCGCCGCCGGGCCCTGTCGGCCTGGCGGCGACAGTGGTGCTGCTACACGTGACTGGACTCAGCCGCTCGATGCCGCGATGGCCCGATTGCCTCGCAGAGGGCAGACCGGGGCCTATACGAGGCCCTCACCGGACGGGGCATCGGCGGCCCCTGAGTTCTCCGGGTCCTCCGCGAAGAGTTCCTCCGCGTGCGTGACCGTGCCGGCCCGGTCGAGCCAGTCGCTGACTCGGATGGGGTCGGAGCATGTGGTGATGCGTTCGCGGACTTCGGGGGAGACGGGGACGCCGCGCACTTCCAGGACGGCCAGGACGCCCTTGGCTTCGCCCTTGGCCTCACCGTCGAGGTAGGCCTTCTCCAGGATCGTGCCCCGGCCGGGGAAGTAGTTGACGAACGTCATGATGTGCCTCCATTTGTCTCCGGCGGGGCTCTCCCCCAG
Proteins encoded:
- a CDS encoding DUF4956 domain-containing protein, producing the protein MDQTLLVVADLAAISVLTFAVYFPRHHRRDLIAAFLGVNVGVLAVAMTLSSSSVGIGLGMGLFGVLSIIRLRSNEIAHHEIAYYFSALALGLLAGLPEEVNVLSGLLMMLIVATLYVGDHPRLFGRYRQRSLRLDAAYTDEDALRAYLEVLLGGRVVNLSVQSVDLVNDMTLVDVRYVVTGEGPRRREEAGPRVGQAQGQEQAHQQAQGQAQGQGVRA
- a CDS encoding carbohydrate-binding domain-containing protein — protein: MNIRMNTWKRRARGFRTKAVAALASVVLATAALAGCSSGSDSGSASSDASSSASAAAAVDGTQDAAAVLADNEDTHAEDGDTEYEKSKAVSIELKGDSASADGKGVDVDGSTVTITSSGTYLLSGSLDDGQIVVTAPEATVKLVLDGVDISSSSGSAIAATEAERLVVVLADGSENKLSDTDSYADDAEANAALYSEGDLTIGGSGSLSVKGNGNDAIAGKDGLVVEGGNVTVEAADDGIRGKDYLVVTGGTVTVTAKGDGLKSDNADEEDAGYIAVSGGTVSVTANGDAVDAATDLVVTGGELTVKSEASDDTSAHGLKSGVITVLEGGTVDVNASADALHGDAAVHLNGADVTLAAGDDGIHAEGDLVISEGTLDITGSNEGLEGKDILVRGGTSNVTSDDDGVNASGSEATSEEDAQGGRGGGPGGGGGGENVGDYSAKVTGGTLVLNSQGDGFDSNGTAEITGGTIVVNGPEMGGNGALDVNGSFTVSGGTLLAAGSAGMVVAPDEGSEQGWLSATLDASVEAGTTLHIVDADGKVVASYVTSKTIQNVVYSGGSIKSGEKYTVYSGGTTSGSDTGGLAGSGKLGSAKKIATVTAGEAPEGGGFGGGPGGGGDRG
- a CDS encoding S8 family serine peptidase, coding for MDPQLTNHHIHPRTAATLLAPLLAGALTLTAVTAPSYANSTESSGSYGHDTYTYTYIVKLADAPVAAYEGGLPRLKRTAPAAGKRLDAGSTAVRSYVRHLDSRRDEVLDAVPGAKKLYDYDYTFNGFAARLTGRQATKLAVTPGVLSVTRSTVVQPIAPASPESVAGTAKGAMVTKGAVGGERTAPVSPLSEPASPPATADESGTTEAALPDVPRFLGLTGKKGLWAKAGGPERAGEGMIVGVIDPFGPKNPMLAPLPEPRPDADVIARKWRGTCDEGDSSDPTHQVTCNNKVIGAAWFRAEVPDPQPIDVPSPLDMHSHGTHIGTTIAGNYETPASIDGTNITGTLSGLAPAARLAFYKTCWSIGCGGADNTAAIDRAVADGVDVISFSIGGTLTDPTSTEAMFNAAKAGVFVSAAANNEGPDTVENTAPWITTVAAESHDTGFTATLTLGDGRSFTQPGLTKGTPSTPLVNAVAVGRQDAKQTEHCAPGTLDPDKAKGKIVVCDRGGEGFTYQDRFDELKQSGAVAMVLANTPTSAQDLVTDPQFPMISVSPKDRETVKEYAAGPGAGAEISPTRSGHVRAPVITGFSSSGPDPFSGGDLLKPDIAAPGELIAAGTVPGGFAGYTGEYGFMNGTSMATPHIAGLATLLMQLHPDWTPMKVKSALMTTATTTDNEGEPIGRHNDEGTETASATPLDYGAGSPRVTRAADPGLVYDSTPADWTAYLCALGKQPTAADGTDPCATAPKTDPSDLNYPSLSVGGLIGSQTVTRTVTNVDDVTATYRAKLRTPPGYKAEVTPKRLTLKPGASATYRVKFTRTSAPYGQSVFGSLTWSDAHSHHRVTSPITLSAERIQAPAEVTVTGGEGSTGPVTLTPGIGWKGRLTTEVTGLYAGERTTGTLTGTDTTAFWDSQHENAAVVRHRLRVPEGAFTRVAVTAADHVPGSDLDLYAFDTDGDHVGEWADVGSDEHADLPPGDYDVYVLQYELPAGTTAQQYTLWSWKVGQGEPDAPATVTPAGRPVAAGDRPELKVTWSALKAAPYVGLVEYGDGSTTFGRTVLTVTP
- a CDS encoding polyphosphate polymerase domain-containing protein, whose product is MTALDSVAPVVGALRPIGLDELVSRAELLTRLDRKYMLPLTDLPFVLGGLDGGGTSRSSGADTGGVQVLEVDGERQFAYRSVYFDTPDMDGYLGAARRRRRRFKLRIRTYLGSGQHFLEVKTRGPRGTTVKQRVPYDGEPERLGPEARAYADDVLGEAGIDAREFRLVPTLTTRYSRTTLFLPGSGSRVTVDTDLTWALPDGTELRTPERTIVETKAGRAGSGADRLLWSLKHRPCPVSKYGTGLAALRPDLPAHRWLPVLRRHFPTAPALNGSPA